A region of Pseudomonas sp. Marseille-Q3773 DNA encodes the following proteins:
- a CDS encoding DUF1654 domain-containing protein, whose product MSKHMKPTLQQRQQMTGLERLRLRVSAMINHPLAQTQRWVVVHRLDTDGEAEWEEVMGRLAETPELDLAFNDDDSVTLRWARSSMAARDDLAVEQQVGEAAPF is encoded by the coding sequence ATGTCCAAGCACATGAAGCCGACGCTGCAGCAGCGCCAGCAAATGACCGGTTTAGAGCGGCTTAGACTGCGGGTTTCAGCGATGATCAACCACCCGCTGGCACAGACCCAGCGTTGGGTTGTGGTCCATCGCCTTGATACGGATGGTGAAGCTGAGTGGGAGGAAGTAATGGGCCGGCTGGCCGAAACGCCTGAGTTGGATCTGGCCTTCAACGATGACGACAGTGTCACCCTGCGTTGGGCGCGCAGCAGCATGGCTGCGCGCGATGATCTGGCCGTTGAACAGCAGGTCGGCGAGGCTGCACCGTTCTGA
- the gloA gene encoding lactoylglutathione lyase: MSLHDLQTLPGVTAQPDAATAQFVFNHTMLRVKDIEKSLDFYTRVLGFRLVDKRDFPEAAFSLYFLALVDPAQIPADDAERHQWMKSIPGVLELTHNHGTENDTGFAYHNGNTDPRGFGHICVSVPDVRAACARFEALGVTFQKRLQDGRMNHLAFIKDPDGYWVEVIQPTELKG, encoded by the coding sequence ATGAGCCTGCACGATCTGCAAACCCTGCCCGGCGTCACCGCCCAACCGGACGCTGCCACCGCCCAATTCGTCTTCAACCACACCATGCTGCGGGTCAAGGACATCGAGAAGTCCCTGGACTTCTACACCCGCGTGCTGGGCTTCCGCCTGGTGGACAAGCGTGACTTCCCCGAAGCGGCCTTCAGCCTGTATTTCCTGGCCCTGGTCGACCCGGCGCAGATCCCGGCCGATGACGCCGAACGCCACCAGTGGATGAAGTCGATCCCCGGCGTGCTGGAGCTGACCCACAACCACGGTACCGAGAACGATACCGGGTTCGCCTACCACAACGGCAACACCGACCCGCGCGGTTTCGGCCATATCTGCGTTTCGGTACCGGATGTGCGCGCCGCCTGCGCGCGCTTCGAGGCACTGGGCGTAACGTTCCAGAAGCGTCTGCAGGATGGCCGCATGAACCACCTGGCCTTCATCAAGGACCCGGACGGTTACTGGGTCGAAGTCATCCAGCCGACCGAACTCAAGGGCTGA
- a CDS encoding shikimate 5-dehydrogenase, which translates to MSTSPSRDTVLCISLAGRPGTFGVRFHNHLYQQLGLDFYYKAMRTDDLPAAVAGIRALGIRGCGVSMPYKEACMALVDEIDPSAAAIESVNTLVNTNGHLKAYNTDYLAVRQLLAQHQVDPRTAFALRGSGGMAKAVASALRDAGFAEGIIVARNEQAGRQLADVCGYRWVAELEALCPPMLVNVTPIGMAGGAEAEQLAFSENAIAAAERVFDVVAMPAHTPLIRRAQALGKPVITGLEVIALQALEQFVLYTGVRPTSAQVEAAVAYARDI; encoded by the coding sequence ATGTCGACAAGTCCCAGCAGAGACACCGTACTGTGCATCTCCCTGGCCGGCCGCCCCGGCACCTTCGGTGTGCGGTTCCATAACCACCTGTACCAGCAGCTGGGCCTGGATTTCTACTACAAGGCCATGCGCACCGACGACCTGCCGGCGGCGGTAGCGGGTATTCGCGCGCTGGGTATACGCGGCTGTGGCGTATCAATGCCGTACAAGGAAGCCTGCATGGCCCTGGTCGACGAGATCGACCCCTCGGCGGCGGCCATCGAGTCGGTCAATACTCTGGTCAATACCAATGGCCATCTGAAAGCCTACAACACCGACTACCTGGCCGTGCGCCAGTTGCTGGCGCAGCACCAGGTCGACCCGCGCACCGCGTTTGCCCTGCGTGGCAGCGGTGGCATGGCTAAGGCCGTAGCCAGTGCCTTGCGCGATGCCGGGTTTGCCGAGGGCATCATCGTCGCGCGCAACGAGCAGGCCGGGCGGCAGTTGGCAGATGTGTGCGGCTATCGCTGGGTGGCTGAGCTGGAAGCCCTGTGCCCGCCGATGTTGGTCAACGTGACGCCAATTGGCATGGCGGGCGGCGCGGAGGCCGAGCAGTTGGCGTTTTCCGAGAACGCCATCGCTGCTGCGGAACGGGTATTCGACGTAGTGGCGATGCCGGCGCATACACCCTTGATTCGGCGGGCGCAGGCGTTGGGTAAACCGGTGATCACCGGGCTGGAGGTGATTGCGTTGCAGGCACTGGAGCAGTTCGTGCTGTATACCGGTGTGCGACCGACGTCGGCGCAGGTGGAGGCGGCGGTGGCTTACGCCCGGGATATCTGA
- a CDS encoding S24 family peptidase encodes MDIYEIRKHNLVKLIGNQRKGSCAERWGMAPAHLSQILSNKTAKNLGDDVARRIEGIEGLPRGWFDTMAAGEQALSDVDDSRLSAADLVKQMLAISGKGISEETRQRLLAAAEEPVKATLVKADLVQPGLVGDEVWIAHYDVRAAMGGGQIPQDYPEMLKDVRISPSHLRELGVEFSDHNHLKLVTGWGQSMEPTIRHRDPLIVDVSIREFVGDGIYLFCWGDHLYIKRLQIADEEHFEMISDNSRHKDRMVRREETYIQARVLLVWNAHLV; translated from the coding sequence ATGGACATCTACGAAATCCGCAAGCACAACCTGGTCAAGCTGATCGGCAACCAGAGAAAAGGCTCCTGTGCAGAACGCTGGGGCATGGCCCCTGCACACCTCAGCCAGATTCTCTCGAACAAGACAGCAAAGAACCTGGGTGATGATGTGGCGCGCAGAATCGAGGGTATCGAGGGCTTGCCCAGGGGGTGGTTCGACACCATGGCGGCTGGTGAACAGGCACTGTCTGACGTTGACGACAGCAGGCTGTCCGCGGCTGACCTGGTCAAGCAGATGCTGGCCATAAGCGGCAAAGGCATTTCCGAGGAAACCCGACAACGGCTGCTGGCTGCTGCCGAGGAGCCGGTAAAGGCCACGCTGGTCAAGGCCGACCTGGTTCAGCCTGGCCTGGTGGGTGACGAGGTATGGATCGCCCACTATGACGTGCGGGCGGCAATGGGCGGCGGGCAGATTCCCCAAGACTACCCGGAAATGCTCAAGGACGTCCGTATCAGCCCAAGCCACCTGCGCGAGCTGGGCGTGGAATTCAGCGACCATAACCACCTGAAGCTGGTCACCGGCTGGGGCCAGTCGATGGAGCCGACCATCAGGCACCGCGACCCGCTGATCGTCGACGTCAGCATCCGTGAGTTCGTCGGCGATGGCATCTACCTGTTTTGCTGGGGTGACCACCTCTATATCAAGCGCCTGCAGATCGCCGATGAAGAGCATTTCGAAATGATTTCCGACAACTCGCGACACAAGGACCGCATGGTCCGTCGAGAAGAAACCTATATCCAGGCCAGGGTGTTGCTGGTGTGGAATGCGCACCTGGTGTGA
- a CDS encoding histone-like nucleoid-structuring protein, MvaT/MvaU family — translation MSRLAEFRAAEKALQEQMAQLEALKKDAGLKREIEFEQKLVGLMKSYDKSLRDIIAILDPKTVTRAPSAAPKQQRRPRVVKVYTNPHTGERIETKGGNHRGLKAWKEQYGAATVESWVR, via the coding sequence GTGTCCAGACTTGCAGAGTTTCGTGCTGCCGAAAAAGCGCTCCAGGAACAGATGGCGCAACTGGAAGCGTTGAAAAAGGATGCCGGCCTCAAACGCGAAATCGAATTCGAGCAGAAACTAGTCGGCCTGATGAAAAGCTACGACAAGAGCCTGCGCGATATCATCGCCATTCTCGACCCGAAGACCGTGACCCGGGCGCCGAGTGCAGCGCCGAAGCAACAGCGCCGACCTCGCGTGGTGAAGGTTTACACCAACCCGCATACCGGCGAGCGGATCGAGACCAAAGGCGGCAATCACCGCGGCCTCAAGGCCTGGAAAGAACAGTACGGGGCCGCCACGGTAGAAAGCTGGGTACGCTGA
- a CDS encoding polysaccharide lyase family 7 protein — MSVDISNLIISVPVAESATSLVADELTGSEVIAQYPEYVSVLADGSVQLSAPTKGVSSKSTRRTRCEWSEPTYWTLGSAFDHWNRQEMTLTKVNWAQKVVVAQMHVYGDDSPPVKVFWRKGDITLGFRQTYNQTDPVNSTVLRGVPLGAKFLVSIYASAQGIVNVTASCNGVTGSSGNLPFDSSWAAHRFEFHGGVYNQVDYTDTTPAEDGSICIISDLSLAHV, encoded by the coding sequence ATGAGCGTAGACATCAGCAACCTCATCATTTCCGTTCCGGTGGCCGAATCCGCAACCAGCCTGGTCGCCGACGAACTCACCGGCAGCGAAGTGATCGCCCAGTATCCGGAGTATGTGTCAGTGCTCGCCGACGGTTCGGTGCAGCTGTCTGCCCCGACCAAGGGCGTGTCGAGCAAAAGTACCCGGCGGACACGCTGCGAGTGGTCGGAGCCGACCTATTGGACGCTGGGCAGCGCCTTCGATCACTGGAACCGCCAGGAGATGACCCTGACCAAGGTCAACTGGGCGCAGAAGGTGGTCGTGGCGCAGATGCACGTGTACGGCGACGACAGCCCACCGGTGAAGGTGTTCTGGAGAAAAGGCGATATCACCCTGGGGTTCCGGCAGACCTACAACCAGACGGACCCGGTGAACTCGACGGTGCTCAGGGGCGTGCCGCTGGGGGCAAAGTTCCTCGTGAGCATCTATGCCAGCGCCCAAGGTATCGTCAACGTGACGGCCAGCTGCAACGGAGTGACCGGCAGCTCCGGCAACCTGCCATTCGACAGCAGCTGGGCGGCGCACCGGTTCGAGTTCCATGGCGGGGTCTACAACCAGGTCGATTACACCGATACGACCCCGGCCGAGGATGGCTCGATCTGCATCATCAGTGACCTGTCACTGGCCCATGTCTGA